The Haloferax marinisediminis nucleotide sequence AGTGGGACCGGTCGTACGCGGAAATTCTGTCGGACCCCGATGGCCGACTCGCTGCTACGTTCGACGAACATCTCGGTTCACCACCCGGTTTGGACCATGCTGAGGGACTCCTCTTCGACTGTTGGTGGCACTTCGAACTCGCGACCACCTGTTGGGTTCACCGCCGTGATGCTGTCCAGGCACACTACGTCCTCAGTGGGGCAGTCGAGCCCCTCATCAAATCACTGTTCGCGGTCAACGAGGCGTATCTTCCCCACGAAAAGTGGCTTGTCAACCTTAGTCGCTCCCTCAGTTGGCGCCCGGACGACTGGGAGACACGCCTCCAATCCGCCATCGCGACTGGAGACGGGTCGATGGAAACAGTCCACGAACGACGAGACGTCATCGCGTCGCTCTGGGACGACGTCGACCGCTACGCCCGCAAACAGGCAGACGAAGACGTTCCGGTTCGGTGGATGCAACGGACGTTCTACCGGGCGCTTTCCTCTCTCGTGGAGTCTGAGCAGGTCCCATACGAGAAGTGGGACGCTGCGTTCGGTGGCGGTCTACTCGCGATGGACCCATTCGCGTCAGTCGCCCGTCTAGATGGAGATACTGTCTCTCTGGACGAGACGGCACTGGACGAACTGACTGCCGACGAGCTGTACGACTGGCACTATCAGGTCGTCGAAGCAGTCAGCGACCGAAATTAGTCGTCGCGTTCGATACCCGACATCCGCTCTCGAACGGCCGACAACGCACTCGTCGGGACGTCTGGGAGTTCGTGTGACGCGGTGGACCCGTCAGTCGACGTGATACGGAGTGTTCCAGCGTCGAAGCCGACCGATTCGATACTCTCGTACGCGTACGTGTGCGCGTCGTCGCCGACGGTGTAGTACCGGTGTGCGAGACTCACTGTGGCGTCGTCGTGGACGACGAACGAGTCGTCACCGACGGCGAGCGTCGTCAGGTGGTACTCTCGTGCCGGTTCGACCAAGAAGAGCGTCTGTCCTGCGGTTGAGGTCGACGAGACGACGCTGTCGTCGTCGAAGCCGACGAGGTCGAGGAGGGCAGATTGGGCCTGTTCTGTGCCCGAATCGAGCACTGCTTCGTAGTTGGTATCGACGTACCGGATGCCGAGTGCCGCGAGGGCAACACTGCCGAGGATAATCCCGGCGCCTTCCAGAAGGTCGCCGAACTCGAATATGAAGTACCCTCCGAGGAACAGGCCGCCGGCGACAATCCAGAGCCACTGCCATCCGGCCGCCCACAGCGGTTGAAAGATATCTACGTCGAGTGAGTCTCTACGGCCCACAACCGAGGCCTCCGACGGGTCGTCGAGCAATCATCTGTTTTTTCTTTGGGCTGTCGAGGTATTGGGACTTCCTTTCTGCGGGAGAGACACGCAGCACAGACGCCCTCGTGCTGAGGCCACGCGCACTCAGTCAGACTCAGACGTCGAGCAGTTCGACGAGGTTCCCCTCGGGGTCGCGGAGGAAGGCGATTCGCGTCCCGCTTTCGGTCGTTTGGGGGTCACTGAGCGTCTCGACGTGTGCTGGGAGGTCGTCGAAGATGTCGTCGACGTCGTCGACCGACAGTCCGAGGTGGGTCGCGCCCGGTTGGTCGAGGGTCGCGTCGTGGCGGTGGTCGCCTTCTGGGTCGTACTCGACGAGTTCGATGCGAACGTCGCCACCATCGAGGTGGGCAAAGCGGCCCGTCGAACCCTCGACATCGACCGCTGTCGAAAACGCTTCGCCGGCCACTTCGAACCGGTCGATGACCGACAGTCCGAGGACGTCGCGGTAGAACGCCACTGTCGATTCGAGGTCGCTGACGGTGATACCGACGTGGTGTGCAGTAGGGGGAGTCACAGTTCGTCTGCGAGCACAGACTGCCAAAGTCGCTTCGTTCGATGCAACGAAGCGAGACCGTGTATCCTATACCGTCTCAGCCGTCGATATACGGTACGATGGAATCGACCGGATTGCGGCACACGGAGGTACGAACATGAGCGAGAAACTCGTCGAGTCACTCCCGCCGACGGCCGTTCCCGAGTCGTTCGTACGGGAACTCGAATCACAGGAGGCCGTCCAGCAGGCCATCGCCGTGCGCGGGTACAACCTCGAACGCGATGGCGAGACCATTCGGCAGGCGTATCAGCTCCTCGTGAACGTCCGTGGGAAGTACATCCTCGGGCTCCACCTCACGAACGGTGAGTGGCGCATCGTCTTCGACACACGCGGCCACCCCGAACTCGCACAGGAAGGTGCGCGAGCGGGCTACAAAGCAGTTCACGACGCGCTCTACGAGCGTGCGCCGTCCGACGCCGAAATCGACTTCGAGGCGACGCCAGAGTTCTGGCACGCACCGCAGTAAGCCGAATGCTCACACCTCTTACATAACGCGTCTTCAGCGCGTGTTTATCTCTTTATTCGGCGTCTCTACCGTCATGGACGAACTGACGACTTCCATTGACATCGACGCGCCCGCAGAGACAGTCTGGCAGGTACTCGTCGACTTCGAACGCTATCCCGAGTGGAACGACTACACACGAATCGATGGCGAGGCAGTCGCGGGAACGACCCTCGCTGTCGCACCCGGTCCACAGGCCGGTCGAATGCCCACGTTCAAACCGACAGTCCTCCGCGCCGACGATGGAGAACTTCGATGGCGTGGCCACCTGTTCGTTCGAGGGCTGTTCGACGGTGAACACCGATTCGTCGTCGAAGACCTCGGAGACGGTCGCTCCCGACTGACACAAGCAGAGACGTTCACCGGCATCCTCGTCTGGCCGATCAACCGCCTGTTCGGTGACGACACGGAACGGAACTTCCACGCAGTGAACCAGGCGCTGAAGACTCGCGCAGAGTCGATGCGTACGGCCGAACCCACCGTGGGCGCGACGACGACTGTCGAGAGGTCGGCCGATGAGACCGCGGACGTCTAACCGGACTATCGAGGCGCAGACGAACGGGCGCCACAACACCACCATGTCCGCAGTTAATTGGCGCACGTCGAGCGGGCTTTTCGCATTCTTGTCCGACTATCAACAGCAATTATAACATCGTCTGAAGTGCCGAATTCTGCAGTTATACGGCCGCTAACCGCATCTAAACCAGTAGAATAAACCCGTTATTTTACGTGAAATTAAATATAGACAGAACATATGGATTGCTAACAGGAATCGGCACGAGACGCCGCTCGAAGTCCCGAATGTGGGGGCACGATGTGGGCTCCGAGACCGGTCCTGAATAGAACAATGGATATCAAGAAATTCCTTACAGAATCACGCGCAGTCTCGCCGGTCATCGGCGTCATCCTCATGGTCGCTATCACCGTCATCCTCGCGGCCGTCATCGGTACCTTCGTGCTGGGTCTGGGCGACCAAGTCGGCGACACCGCACCGCAGGCGAGTTTCAGTTTCGACTACGACGACTCAGTTAGCCCGTCCACGGTTACCATCAGCCACGAGAGCGGTGACGCAATCGACGCATCGCTCCTCAAGGTGACGGTCGACGGAGTGGAAGTTACCGACACTAGTACTGGATACGAGTACGACGCTGATGGTGCCTTCGCTGGCAGTGTTGGCGCTGGTTCGAAAGTCGTCATCGAAAAAGCATCCGACGACTGGGACGGCGAAACCATCCGCATCGTCTGGACCGCTGAAAGTGGAAGCTCCTCGGCAACCCTCCAGAAATCCACCGCACCTGCATAAACCGCTGACAAACGCTCGGCCCCCCTCTCTTTCCGTTTTTCGACTCTCGAGCGAGTGCTCTCTTCACAGAGGCACAGAACTCTCGTCACAGTTTCCGATGTGTGTACATGCGTGTCAGCGGGATTTTATTACCTTGGAGAAAGTCAGATTATCTAATAGGTCCCGGACTCACGCGCTACGGCGATTTCGAGTATTTCGCGCTTCACCGCTGTCGGCCGGTTTACCTAGGAGAAACCAATGGATATCAAGAAATTCCTTACAGAATCACGCGCGGTGTCGCCGGTTATCGGCGTCATCCTCATGGTCGCGATTACGGTCATTCTCGCGGCAGTCATCGGAACGTTCGTGCTCGGTCTCGGCGACCAAGTGAACGAAACCGCACCGCAGGCGAGTTTCGACTTCTCGCAAGAGACGTCGACGTTTACTGGTACCGACGGTCCTGATGATGGTACTGACCCTGACGAACCAGACCTGATTACTGTAGAGATTACTCACGCCAGTGGGGATGCAATCGAAGAAGGTAGAATCAGTGTCACCGTGAACGGGCACACTGCCTACGGAATCAGCGAAGTTGCCAGCGATGACGACGATGCTGCGGCCCTCTGGTCGGGAACAGGAACCATCAGCGCTGGCTCGTCGGTCACCGTTGGACTCTACGATGACAAGGGTGACCAGGTGACCGATGGTGGTGCCATTTCCTACGATGTGTCGGCAACCGACCAAGAGAACAAAATCAGTGGACCACGCGACGGCGATGACGGCGCTCACGCTCTCGCCTCGGGCGACATCATCCGCGTCGTCTGGACCTCTGAATCTGGTTCGACGTCGTCGACCCTCGTGAAGTACACCGTCGCGTAATCTCACACTACGAGACCAACTTCTTTGAAAATCGCTCCCTGTCGAGTTACAACGACTCGACGTGGGACGGTGCAACTCCGAATCCTCAGCGTACGGAAGCAGACCAGCGTATGACAACTGAAATATAATTTATAATATGACTTTAAGTATTTCCTAAACGTATAGATATTCGTCAAGAACCGGTCATCCAGCGTCTGAAATAGGGAGTTTCAACTCTCGGAATAGGTCGTCTGTGCAACGGTTCTGGTGATTTCAATGGACATCAAGAAATTCCTCACAGAGTCACGTGCAGTCTCGCCAGTCATCGGCGTCATCCTCATGGTCGCTATCACAGTCATCCTCGCCGCCGTCATCGGGACGTTCGTGTTGGGTCTGGGTGACCAAGTGAGCGAGACCTCGCCGCAGGCGAGCTTTAGCTTCGAGTACACGGACAACGGAGCATCAACAGAAGACACCTTCGTGGTCACTCACGAGTCAGGGACCGCAATCAAGGCTGGTCAACTCAAGCTGGTTTCGAGTGATGAATTCGCGGTGAGCTCTGGAGTAGCCGATGGTTCAGGTGCTGAAGAATACACATTCGATGCGTTCGATGGGATTACAGATGCCAACACCGAAATTAGCGCTGGCACTTCGGTAACAGCGTACAGTACAACCGGTGAGACTGACCTCGGGAACCAAGACTTCCGCATCGTCTGGACTTCCGAGTCCGGTTCGTCGTCTGCGACCCTCCAGAAGTGGAGCGGTCCACGCGCATAACCTCAGAACGTAACCATTAGACGGGCCATCCCGTCCTTCCAACCCCATTTTCGAAGCACTACCACACGTTCGAGCCACAGCCATTCTGCAGTATTGCACAAATAGAGCAAACTTATCCGGTGGCGAGTCGTACGACTCGGTAGAGAACCCATGTCGACACCCGACACCACTCCAGCGGTTACGTACCTACGTGGGCATCGCGAGGAGATTGCTGACCTCGCGCTCACGCTCGTCGGCCACGACACACAGAACCCGCCGGGAGACACGCGGGACGTCGTCGCGTGGGTCGAATCGTTCTTTTCGGAACTCGGCATCGAGACCGAGCGCGTCGTCTCCAACCCCGAGAAACCAAACCTCATCGCGACACTTCCCGGGTCGTCAGAGCGGACGTTGCTCCTCGAAGGCCATCTGGATACGGTCCCGTTCGAAGTCGCCGAGCAAGACTCGGCGGCCCGCCAGACGCAGTCTGACGACGCCGACCAGTGGACGTACGACCCACTCGGTGAGCGTGACGGCGACCGAATCTACGGCCGTGGAGCGACCGACATGAAAGGGGCCGTGGCCGCGATGCTCGCGGTAGCGAAGGCGTACGTCGAGACTGACACCATCCCGGAATCGACCATCGTCTTCGCGTTTGTGAGCGACGAAGAAGTCGCAGGGAAAGCAGGTCTCCCGACACTCCTCGACCAGCGGACACTCACTGCAGACGCGTGCGTCATCGGAGAGACGACGTGTGAAGATGGCCGGCACTCGGTAGCGGTGGCAGACCGTGGAAGCATCTGGTTGACTCTCCGCGCGTCCGGGAAATCCGCCCACGGCTCGCGTCCGATGCTCGGGACGAACGCGATTCGTAGTCTGTGGGCTGCCATCGAGGACGTCGAGTCGACGCTCTCCGAACTGCAGTTCGACTTCGACCCCGTCGTGCAAGCCATCGTCGACGAGTCAGTCGAGTA carries:
- a CDS encoding VOC family protein, with amino-acid sequence MTPPTAHHVGITVSDLESTVAFYRDVLGLSVIDRFEVAGEAFSTAVDVEGSTGRFAHLDGGDVRIELVEYDPEGDHRHDATLDQPGATHLGLSVDDVDDIFDDLPAHVETLSDPQTTESGTRIAFLRDPEGNLVELLDV
- a CDS encoding SRPBCC domain-containing protein, which codes for MDELTTSIDIDAPAETVWQVLVDFERYPEWNDYTRIDGEAVAGTTLAVAPGPQAGRMPTFKPTVLRADDGELRWRGHLFVRGLFDGEHRFVVEDLGDGRSRLTQAETFTGILVWPINRLFGDDTERNFHAVNQALKTRAESMRTAEPTVGATTTVERSADETADV
- a CDS encoding type IV pilin; the protein is MDIKKFLTESRAVSPVIGVILMVAITVILAAVIGTFVLGLGDQVGDTAPQASFSFDYDDSVSPSTVTISHESGDAIDASLLKVTVDGVEVTDTSTGYEYDADGAFAGSVGAGSKVVIEKASDDWDGETIRIVWTAESGSSSATLQKSTAPA
- a CDS encoding type IV pilin — encoded protein: MDIKKFLTESRAVSPVIGVILMVAITVILAAVIGTFVLGLGDQVNETAPQASFDFSQETSTFTGTDGPDDGTDPDEPDLITVEITHASGDAIEEGRISVTVNGHTAYGISEVASDDDDAAALWSGTGTISAGSSVTVGLYDDKGDQVTDGGAISYDVSATDQENKISGPRDGDDGAHALASGDIIRVVWTSESGSTSSTLVKYTVA
- a CDS encoding type IV pilin, whose product is MDIKKFLTESRAVSPVIGVILMVAITVILAAVIGTFVLGLGDQVSETSPQASFSFEYTDNGASTEDTFVVTHESGTAIKAGQLKLVSSDEFAVSSGVADGSGAEEYTFDAFDGITDANTEISAGTSVTAYSTTGETDLGNQDFRIVWTSESGSSSATLQKWSGPRA
- a CDS encoding M20 family metallopeptidase, which produces MSTPDTTPAVTYLRGHREEIADLALTLVGHDTQNPPGDTRDVVAWVESFFSELGIETERVVSNPEKPNLIATLPGSSERTLLLEGHLDTVPFEVAEQDSAARQTQSDDADQWTYDPLGERDGDRIYGRGATDMKGAVAAMLAVAKAYVETDTIPESTIVFAFVSDEEVAGKAGLPTLLDQRTLTADACVIGETTCEDGRHSVAVADRGSIWLTLRASGKSAHGSRPMLGTNAIRSLWAAIEDVESTLSELQFDFDPVVQAIVDESVEYYEPTFGAPSARELFDRPSVNLGVISGGDRVNVVPDVAEAKLDIRLTAGVDSRCVLDTIQDVVSDHEAVEIDDVSWSIGTYEDPDGPLANAVAAVGSEVTGDRVYRRSATGGGDAKRLRNTGIPTVEFGLGTNTAHAVDEFTTLDALAGNAEVYARLPGELARKLDTGTGASGSTGMSMLNTIIPCSYQLPDDTQ